The DNA window AAATCGCGGGCGCAAAAAATAACGGAAGCGTTGGCGGGCGGGGACACCGCGCTGGAATAGCGGGTAGCGAAGAAGCGAGCTAAAAACTTGACTTAAAACGAGTTCGAATTTTTTCGAAAACATTCACAAAAATTAAGCCGTCTCTTGGATTTAAGGAATAAAATCTGCCTCTTTCAATTTCTCCAAAATAAGTTCTGGAAGTTTAGCAACTATACCCCTTTGATCCAAAGGCAAAAATTTAAAGGTGTCTTTCTTTAGAATGCTTGTCTCAAAACCAGCTATCCGCGCCTCAATTTCTTCTATTTTGAATTTTTTATCTATCAATTTCATCTTAGTATTAACTAAATCTATATTGACAGGAACCTTTTTATTTAACATATACCAAATATCATAAAGATCTCTCCCTTTATCTCGTTGAAATATTGTTCTAAATTTTTCCGCAAGAATCTCTTGCATAGACATAGCGACAATAACGGAGTAGTTTTGTACGGGCAATTCTGTGGATATTGTCCTTTCCATTTTCTGTATAGTCTTTTCTCTCTCCGAAAAATCTAGTTTTACAGTTAAAGGCATTGGAGCAATCTCCGTAGGAAAATATAATTTAGCGCTGTAGCCCTGAAGCGTTTTCAACTCTCTAGAATTTAAACCGGGGAGTACTTTTTTTGATTCTGTTACAGCTTTTGCCACTAAATCCAGCAGATTCTCTTTTTTCAGCGTTGTGTTAAAATCCAAATCTTCCGAGAACCGTGGAGAATCGTACATTAATCTAAGCGCTGTTCCCCCTTTGAAAAAAATCTCACTGGGTTTGCTTAATTTAAAAAAGTTATTTAAAAAAACTATCTGCAGGTATTCCCTAAGTACTGTGAATCGGTCCATCTTATATTTTTTAGCGTATCCTTGTAATGTTATTGAATCTATCATTTTGTTATTTCTATCGCTTTATTTAAAACAAATCCGGATTTGAACTTTTTAGCTTCCATAAGTAATTTATCTTTATCTATTATAGTTAGATCCATCTCTTTAAAATCAGGTCTAGAAATTCCTTTTGAAGCAAAATACATAATATCCAAAAGCGCTTTTTCAGGAGAGGCTATTAAAATGTCGCTTTTCTTTTCATATCCCCAATATAAACCCTCGTTTATTTTACTGTAAGAGTACTCCTTACCTTCTACGAGTATTCTTTTAACTTTTCTAGTTGTAATAGAAGTAATCGTGTATGCAAATTGCGGTATTATTCCATAGAAAGACAGGGCAGATTCAAGACTAATATAGGAGGGTTGATATATATAATTTGCAATCTCAAACTCTGAAATAGGCGCATCCTTGAGCAAAAATAGTCCAGGAGATACTC is part of the Patescibacteria group bacterium genome and encodes:
- a CDS encoding nucleotidyl transferase AbiEii/AbiGii toxin family protein; this translates as MIDSITLQGYAKKYKMDRFTVLREYLQIVFLNNFFKLSKPSEIFFKGGTALRLMYDSPRFSEDLDFNTTLKKENLLDLVAKAVTESKKVLPGLNSRELKTLQGYSAKLYFPTEIAPMPLTVKLDFSEREKTIQKMERTISTELPVQNYSVIVAMSMQEILAEKFRTIFQRDKGRDLYDIWYMLNKKVPVNIDLVNTKMKLIDKKFKIEEIEARIAGFETSILKKDTFKFLPLDQRGIVAKLPELILEKLKEADFIP